The window ATCTTATCATTTTCCCATAGAATTTTTTGCGTTGCATTGTTCAGAATTTGTAAGATTCTTGACTTAGTCTAAAATAAGACCTAGCTTGTAAGGCTGATTTGTCCAGAATGATTGTATCAGTGGTTTCTGCTGTTTTTGCTTCCGAGACTAGGCAGCAACTTTGGCTAGTGGTTCCATCAAACAGTCAGGATATCTGCAGGTCAAATTGACCTTATGATGATTCCGATGTAAGGGATTATAAATTCCCATCACTGAGGAATTCTCTTTCTCTTCCCATCTAAACCGAGGAGTACAATTGGCTACTGAACTGGCAGATCTACTCCGTCAACATGATGTTCAGGTGACTGTTCAACGCATCGCTGTCCTACGAGCGGTGTCAGGCCAGCCTCACATCACGGCAGATGGTGTTGCTGAGGTAGTCAGAGCAGAATTGGGTGTCATTTCCAAACAGGCTGTGTACGATGCTTTAGGTATCTTGGTCGAACGAAGATTGGTTCGGCGTATCCAACCTGCTGGATCTCCAGCCCGCTACGAAGATCGTGTGGGCGACAATCACCATCACCTAGTTTGCCGATCCTGCAACCACATGGTCGATATCGA is drawn from SAR324 cluster bacterium and contains these coding sequences:
- a CDS encoding transcriptional repressor is translated as MATELADLLRQHDVQVTVQRIAVLRAVSGQPHITADGVAEVVRAELGVISKQAVYDALGILVERRLVRRIQPAGSPARYEDRVGDNHHHLVCRSCNHMVDI